One Candidatus Zixiibacteriota bacterium genomic window carries:
- a CDS encoding zf-HC2 domain-containing protein translates to MSSKRDKVERLQQYLDGRLDPEEAVRLEEHLAADPRLRRMLDLLRAMRRTQPGDGALESAARGLIDRVVTDLHRRKDSPHRGLLTFDSGLLPLPAGIRPATLDSRRLRYAAEGLRLELSVYPASPGTFEVIGQIEGSRRGAALEVSLRQGRQTLRERTNPVHVFHFARVPEGAHDMTVEDPDGGRFEFLLEL, encoded by the coding sequence ATGTCATCGAAGCGCGATAAAGTCGAACGCCTGCAGCAGTATCTGGACGGACGCCTGGATCCGGAGGAGGCGGTGCGCCTGGAGGAACACCTCGCCGCCGATCCCCGGCTCCGCCGGATGCTCGATCTGCTTCGGGCGATGCGCCGGACACAGCCTGGTGACGGCGCTCTCGAATCCGCTGCCCGGGGACTCATCGACCGCGTGGTGACCGACCTGCACCGCCGGAAAGACAGCCCGCACCGCGGCCTCCTGACTTTTGACTCGGGGCTTCTCCCCCTGCCGGCCGGGATACGCCCGGCCACCCTCGACAGCCGCCGCCTCCGGTATGCGGCGGAAGGCCTCCGGCTCGAACTGTCGGTCTACCCGGCCTCTCCCGGGACATTTGAAGTCATCGGCCAGATCGAGGGGTCCCGTCGGGGTGCGGCGCTGGAGGTCTCTCTGCGCCAGGGCCGGCAGACCCTCAGGGAGCGGACCAACCCCGTTCACGTGTTCCACTTCGCCCGGGTTCCGGAAGGCGCCCACGACATGACCGTCGAAGATCCCGACGGCGGGCGGTTCGAGTTCCTTCTGGAGTTGTAG
- a CDS encoding sigma-70 family RNA polymerase sigma factor: protein MADGKRASVEELVGACREGAEWAWRELLGRVSPLVLALCRDSRLSAEESLDIFGQVCYLLVRNIDRIRNPRRTYAFVATITRRQIYNRFHEDRGLEFVDTDRLGETVEDPAGGPDRKFEETEQRLLLTEAIAMLPPRDYELLTALFFDEDKPSYEEIGARLGMPVPSIGPTRARALQRLERLLVRMGYKFDVF, encoded by the coding sequence ATGGCGGATGGTAAGCGGGCCTCTGTCGAAGAACTCGTCGGCGCCTGCCGGGAGGGAGCGGAGTGGGCATGGCGGGAGCTGCTCGGCCGGGTGTCTCCGCTGGTGCTCGCCCTGTGCCGGGACAGCCGCCTCTCCGCGGAGGAGTCCTTGGACATTTTCGGCCAGGTCTGCTATCTTCTGGTGCGCAACATCGACCGCATCCGCAACCCCCGCAGGACGTACGCGTTCGTCGCCACGATCACCCGCCGCCAGATCTACAACCGGTTCCACGAGGACCGCGGACTGGAGTTTGTCGACACCGATCGGCTGGGGGAGACAGTCGAGGACCCGGCCGGCGGCCCGGACCGGAAGTTCGAGGAGACGGAGCAGCGCCTGCTGCTGACAGAGGCCATTGCCATGCTGCCGCCGCGGGACTACGAATTGCTCACGGCGCTGTTCTTCGACGAGGACAAGCCGAGCTACGAGGAGATCGGGGCGCGCCTGGGGATGCCGGTCCCGTCGATCGGACCGACGCGGGCACGCGCGCTACAGCGGCTCGAGCGGCTGCTCGTCCGGATGGGGTATAAATTCGACGTATTTTAG
- a CDS encoding CHAT domain-containing protein, whose protein sequence is MYDDSTLPAVRSAEDLRRLVEGEFEADYEKLLAALSRQLNTLLGTDLRAAEEFLRRIEPLYEHMPAKHRPHIVALDARLSHHRGRYRAALARYREADRRYRRERNYLASARLGQGMTEVLMYLGRYRSALAAGRRSLGYFRRRGMAAAAAGVLVNMGNVYHRLDQNRLALVYYDKARAIFETRGGAPLATVEYNRANIYANRNEPHLAAPLYRRAAEIYRASGLEVLYRKAQYSLAYLLFLGDRFTEALREFENVYVAFERLGDTRSMAVTRLDLVELNIHLNQFGTAIAAGEEVIAQFRRLGLRYEQAKANYFVALSRLSLGDFRLAAEALNEAARLFRRERNDLWLGMVLLARSKLSSQLGRSGAALRAAAESRRLFTRSGDRRRGTDAEIVHLEALCAAGRRKEAAALARRLLRRPLVSYQSYLVQTAVGRLRRAGGDAAGALDAYRRAIDMVETMLAGLYPDEIRFFFVADKLTAYAGAVECLLQMDRPDESFRANLRALEVLNRRNPLAAEVHARVPAALLAERERLRATLKRFGRFPEKTHRGSDSLAQQSAVEQRLWSAEQRIRAHLYPARGRGRAAGPREDVQERLGGDDLLVSFVAPPGGPPGAFRATRGTVDFIPLAIDAERLRRQVWELYFVLERAVISGRGERRFPGAADFYLADLHETLVAPLLRDHDQSRVIILTDGIFAQVPFGALLDRAHLPLCRRRDLRLIVNPDDLARDGVPPGARAGRGRVPFAARRNAVFALLSDRLPAVELEAGAVRREFEAAGLYVDERADSTAFKEALGVCDGFIHIATHAARSSENPLFSRVVLADGPFFPFDLFAAGIRADLVALSGCQTAATGLYYGNSFSLAKAFYQAGARYVLATLWPVSDQVSHAFMSRFYARLRATDDVVASYRTAQAEIAATAIDPALWGAFVLLGM, encoded by the coding sequence ATGTACGATGATTCCACATTGCCGGCCGTCAGGTCGGCCGAGGATCTCCGCCGGCTCGTGGAGGGGGAGTTTGAGGCCGACTATGAGAAACTCCTGGCCGCCCTCAGCCGACAACTGAATACGCTCCTCGGGACCGACCTCCGCGCGGCCGAGGAGTTCCTCCGGCGAATCGAGCCGCTGTACGAGCACATGCCGGCGAAGCACCGTCCGCACATTGTGGCCCTCGACGCGCGCCTGTCGCACCATCGCGGCCGGTACCGGGCGGCGCTGGCCCGGTACCGCGAGGCTGACCGCCGCTATCGCCGGGAGCGCAACTACCTGGCCTCCGCCCGCCTGGGGCAGGGGATGACGGAAGTGCTGATGTACCTCGGGCGTTACCGCTCGGCCCTGGCGGCGGGGCGGCGCTCGCTCGGATATTTCCGGCGCCGCGGGATGGCGGCGGCGGCCGCGGGCGTTCTGGTCAACATGGGCAACGTCTACCACCGTCTCGATCAGAACCGCCTCGCGCTGGTCTACTACGATAAGGCCCGCGCCATCTTCGAGACCCGCGGCGGCGCGCCGCTCGCCACCGTCGAGTACAACCGGGCCAACATCTACGCCAACCGGAATGAACCGCACCTCGCGGCGCCGCTCTATCGGCGGGCCGCGGAGATCTATCGCGCCTCCGGTCTGGAGGTCCTCTACCGCAAAGCCCAATACTCGCTCGCCTACCTGCTCTTTCTGGGCGACCGGTTCACCGAGGCGCTCCGCGAATTCGAAAACGTGTACGTCGCGTTCGAGCGCCTCGGGGACACGCGCTCCATGGCGGTCACACGCCTCGATCTGGTGGAACTCAACATCCACCTCAATCAGTTCGGGACCGCGATCGCCGCGGGGGAGGAGGTGATCGCCCAGTTTCGCCGCCTCGGTCTCCGCTATGAGCAGGCGAAGGCGAACTACTTCGTGGCGCTCTCGCGGCTCAGCCTCGGCGATTTCCGTCTCGCCGCCGAGGCGCTGAACGAGGCGGCCCGGCTGTTCCGCCGGGAGCGGAACGATCTCTGGCTGGGGATGGTGCTGTTGGCGCGCAGCAAGCTGAGTTCGCAACTGGGCCGTTCGGGCGCGGCGCTGAGAGCCGCGGCGGAATCGCGCCGCCTCTTCACGCGCAGCGGCGACCGGCGCCGGGGGACCGACGCCGAGATCGTCCACCTCGAGGCCCTTTGCGCGGCCGGCCGCCGAAAAGAGGCGGCGGCGCTGGCCCGCCGCCTGCTGCGCCGCCCGCTCGTGAGCTACCAGTCCTACCTCGTGCAGACGGCCGTCGGCCGCCTCCGCCGCGCCGGCGGCGACGCCGCCGGCGCTCTCGACGCCTACCGCCGGGCCATCGACATGGTCGAGACGATGCTGGCCGGGCTGTACCCGGACGAGATCCGGTTCTTCTTTGTCGCCGACAAGCTCACGGCCTACGCCGGGGCGGTGGAGTGCCTCCTGCAGATGGACCGCCCCGATGAATCCTTTCGGGCCAACCTGCGGGCTCTGGAGGTGCTCAACCGGCGCAATCCGCTGGCGGCCGAGGTGCATGCCCGCGTGCCCGCGGCGCTGCTGGCGGAACGGGAGCGCCTCCGGGCGACCCTCAAGCGGTTCGGGCGTTTCCCGGAGAAGACGCACCGGGGATCCGACAGCCTCGCACAGCAGTCCGCCGTAGAGCAGCGGCTGTGGTCGGCCGAACAGCGCATCCGCGCCCATCTCTACCCGGCCCGGGGCCGCGGCCGCGCCGCGGGCCCGCGCGAGGACGTGCAGGAACGGCTGGGCGGCGACGATCTCCTGGTCAGTTTCGTCGCGCCTCCCGGCGGTCCGCCGGGCGCCTTCCGCGCGACGCGCGGGACGGTTGACTTCATCCCCCTGGCGATCGACGCCGAGCGTCTCCGCCGCCAGGTCTGGGAACTCTATTTCGTCCTCGAGCGGGCCGTCATCAGCGGCCGCGGCGAACGACGGTTCCCCGGGGCGGCCGATTTCTATCTCGCCGATCTCCACGAAACCCTGGTCGCCCCTCTCCTGCGGGACCACGACCAGAGCCGCGTCATCATTTTGACCGACGGCATCTTTGCGCAGGTACCCTTCGGGGCGCTGCTGGACCGGGCGCATCTGCCGCTCTGTCGGCGGCGCGACCTTCGGCTCATTGTCAACCCGGACGATCTCGCCCGCGATGGCGTACCGCCGGGAGCGCGGGCGGGGCGGGGGAGGGTTCCTTTCGCGGCTCGGCGCAATGCCGTCTTCGCCCTCCTCTCCGACCGTCTGCCGGCGGTGGAACTCGAGGCCGGCGCCGTGCGGCGGGAGTTTGAGGCCGCCGGTCTCTATGTCGACGAGCGGGCGGATTCGACGGCTTTCAAGGAGGCGCTGGGTGTGTGCGATGGGTTCATCCACATCGCCACCCACGCCGCGCGGTCGTCGGAGAACCCGCTGTTTTCGCGGGTGGTACTGGCCGACGGGCCGTTCTTCCCGTTTGACCTGTTCGCGGCCGGCATCCGCGCCGACCTGGTGGCCCTCTCCGGCTGTCAGACGGCCGCGACCGGCCTCTACTACGGCAACAGCTTCAGCCTCGCCAAAGCATTCTACCAGGCGGGCGCCCGCTATGTCCTGGCGACCCTGTGGCCGGTGTCCGACCAGGTGAGCCATGCGTTCATGAGCCGGTTCTACGCCCGCCTGCGGGCGACCGATGACGTGGTTGCGTCCTACCGCACGGCGCAGGCCGAAATCGCGGCGACCGCCATCGACCCGGCGCTGTGGGGAGCGTTTGTGCTTCTGGGCATGTAG
- a CDS encoding GNAT family N-acetyltransferase, whose translation MDLSYCEDYWDAPELKEEYRRFLAGLFGLDLSLWDRLGFWDARYRPFSYFHGGTLVSNVCVYSLDMIVRGTRRRVAQISAVGTLPEFRRRGLSRQLLQTAVAWARRDHDFFFLFADAEAFPLYASCGFRPAAEYKARVFLPGLRARPGAVPLDPQDPEHLALLYRLAAARTPVSDELGVLNARLFMYHCLYGLRRYILYLPDLGAAVLARRAGGILTVFDIVAPSMRPFEDIYRYLGAADGETVEFLFMTDKLHLGDVDLVEVEGNGTHVMGDLPFAGAPFIFPYTSQA comes from the coding sequence ATGGATCTGTCGTACTGCGAGGATTACTGGGACGCCCCCGAACTGAAGGAAGAGTACCGACGCTTCTTGGCCGGGCTGTTCGGCCTCGATTTGTCCCTCTGGGACCGGTTGGGATTCTGGGATGCGCGGTACCGGCCGTTTTCGTATTTCCACGGCGGCACGCTGGTCTCCAACGTCTGCGTCTACTCCCTGGACATGATCGTCCGGGGAACACGGCGCCGGGTGGCGCAGATCTCCGCGGTGGGGACGCTCCCGGAGTTTCGCCGGAGAGGTCTGAGCCGGCAGTTGCTGCAGACGGCGGTCGCGTGGGCGCGCCGGGACCACGACTTCTTCTTTCTGTTTGCGGATGCCGAAGCTTTCCCGCTCTATGCCTCCTGCGGTTTTCGGCCGGCGGCGGAATACAAGGCGCGCGTCTTTCTGCCAGGCCTGCGGGCGCGCCCCGGCGCTGTCCCGCTGGACCCGCAGGATCCCGAGCACCTCGCGCTGCTGTACCGTCTGGCCGCCGCCCGGACGCCGGTGTCGGATGAACTCGGCGTCCTGAACGCCCGCCTGTTCATGTACCATTGTCTGTATGGTCTCCGGCGTTACATCTTATACCTCCCCGATCTGGGGGCGGCCGTCCTGGCCCGGCGGGCCGGCGGCATCCTGACTGTGTTCGACATCGTGGCGCCATCAATGCGCCCGTTCGAGGACATCTACCGGTACCTCGGCGCGGCGGACGGAGAGACTGTCGAGTTTCTTTTCATGACCGACAAGCTGCATCTGGGGGATGTCGACTTGGTGGAAGTGGAGGGTAACGGGACGCACGTCATGGGCGATCTCCCATTCGCCGGCGCGCCGTTCATATTCCCGTACACGTCGCAGGCCTAG
- a CDS encoding FkbM family methyltransferase — MSFRSAANRFLASRGLVVERSMPAVLASHTRLALDFDFLVRAQIDGRAGSFRFVQIGANDGVSRPDDLIAYVREFQAAGVVVEPQPDVFASLAHNFAAYPGVALLNKAVHRERKSMTLYRFAPDVLRQRSDLPLWATTNGMASFSRRHVLNHARKLRLGPEAVQELAVECVSLDEVLALVDGPPDVLKIDVEGYDFELLDSLDLARHHPRIIRFENLHMTGAFYAAAIRKLSAAGYRFVANRMDTTAYATLP; from the coding sequence GTGAGTTTTCGCAGCGCAGCAAACAGGTTTCTCGCCTCGCGGGGACTGGTAGTGGAGCGGTCGATGCCGGCGGTTCTTGCCTCGCACACGCGGCTCGCCCTCGACTTCGACTTCCTCGTGCGCGCCCAAATCGACGGCCGCGCCGGGAGTTTCAGGTTCGTGCAAATCGGCGCCAACGATGGCGTCAGCCGCCCTGATGACCTCATCGCCTACGTGCGGGAGTTCCAGGCGGCAGGCGTGGTGGTCGAACCGCAGCCCGATGTCTTCGCGAGTCTGGCCCACAATTTCGCCGCATATCCGGGGGTGGCGCTGCTCAACAAGGCCGTGCACCGCGAGCGGAAATCGATGACGCTCTACCGATTCGCCCCGGACGTGCTGCGCCAAAGAAGCGATCTGCCGCTCTGGGCGACCACGAACGGCATGGCCAGTTTCAGCCGCCGGCATGTTCTCAACCACGCCCGCAAGCTCCGGCTCGGCCCGGAGGCGGTTCAGGAGCTGGCCGTGGAATGCGTGAGCCTGGACGAAGTGCTGGCGCTTGTCGACGGCCCGCCCGACGTGCTGAAAATCGACGTGGAAGGTTACGACTTCGAACTCCTCGACAGCCTCGATCTTGCGCGCCATCATCCGCGGATCATTCGCTTCGAGAATCTCCACATGACCGGTGCATTCTACGCCGCCGCAATCCGGAAACTTTCGGCCGCGGGCTATCGGTTCGTCGCCAACCGGATGGACACCACCGCCTACGCCACCCTGCCGTGA
- a CDS encoding outer membrane beta-barrel protein, which yields MKKALITVAALLLMSAGVSAQVENPISLYVGGAISIPNSPEEFSEAYNTGFHGSVGLGLAVMPSLQVVGKVEYHRFGLDVTQDMEDMGVTGGHNNMWMYGADARYSFGLPAAPIKPFLLGGVGFARISASDLEGTGDLVAGLNELNPDAETNLYLNLGGGVELKTGPMFSFFGQVRYVTVDTDGESSSFIPVTLGLKFF from the coding sequence ATGAAGAAAGCGTTGATTACAGTTGCGGCTCTCCTGCTTATGTCGGCCGGCGTCTCGGCTCAGGTCGAGAACCCGATCAGCCTGTATGTCGGCGGCGCCATCTCCATCCCGAATTCGCCGGAGGAGTTCTCGGAGGCCTACAACACCGGTTTCCACGGCTCGGTCGGTCTGGGTCTGGCCGTGATGCCGAGCTTGCAGGTGGTCGGCAAGGTTGAGTACCACCGGTTCGGGCTCGATGTGACACAGGACATGGAGGACATGGGGGTGACCGGCGGCCACAATAATATGTGGATGTACGGCGCCGATGCGCGGTACTCGTTCGGTCTGCCGGCGGCGCCGATCAAGCCGTTCCTCCTGGGCGGCGTCGGTTTTGCCCGCATCTCAGCCTCCGATCTTGAAGGCACGGGTGACCTGGTCGCCGGCCTCAACGAGCTCAACCCCGACGCCGAGACAAACCTCTACCTGAACCTCGGCGGCGGCGTCGAGCTGAAAACCGGTCCGATGTTCAGCTTCTTCGGGCAGGTCCGCTACGTCACGGTAGACACCGATGGCGAGTCGTCGTCGTTCATCCCGGTGACCCTTGGCCTGAAGTTCTTCTAG
- the nhaA gene encoding Na+/H+ antiporter NhaA, producing the protein MRETTDRPLSRLTRPLARFLHTESSSGIVLLVCTAAAVAAANSPLADSWMRFWNTVLTVGAGRFSLSYPLWYWVNDGLMTVFFFLVGLEIKRELVSGELREARRVIAPTAAAVGGAAAPAILFFALQHGQPGQSGWAIPMATDIAFVVGLLALLGDRVPRSLKVFLLTLAIIDDLIAVLVIALFYSSAIKFGWLLGALAGFGVVAAMKQAGVRAVAAYGLAGVGVWLCTLKSGIHPTVSGAALGFLTPARPLLSAESLAAMFDRIRNRLRGSPEGPELHDALEEAAFASREAVSPLERLETAVHPWSAFLIMPVFALANAGVPFAIESLTSPIASAIAVGLVLGKPAGVLAALGLVTLLRVAEPPSGVGWGALIGAGCLAGIGFTMSLFVASLSLEGQLLIDAKSGILIASTLSAVFGFTALRLTLRRPAQSSRALGQRAHEADSPS; encoded by the coding sequence ATGAGAGAGACGACCGACCGGCCGCTGTCGCGGCTCACCCGCCCGCTGGCGCGCTTCCTCCACACCGAATCCTCAAGCGGGATCGTGCTCCTGGTGTGCACGGCGGCAGCCGTGGCCGCCGCCAACTCGCCCCTGGCCGATTCGTGGATGCGCTTCTGGAACACCGTCCTCACGGTCGGCGCCGGCCGCTTCTCTCTCTCCTATCCGCTCTGGTACTGGGTTAACGACGGGCTGATGACGGTCTTCTTTTTCCTCGTGGGGCTGGAGATCAAGCGGGAGCTGGTGAGCGGCGAGTTGCGCGAGGCGCGGCGGGTGATCGCGCCGACGGCCGCGGCGGTGGGGGGAGCGGCAGCCCCGGCCATTTTGTTCTTCGCCCTGCAGCACGGCCAGCCGGGCCAGTCCGGATGGGCGATCCCAATGGCCACCGACATCGCCTTCGTCGTCGGCCTCCTCGCCCTCCTCGGCGACCGGGTTCCCCGCAGCCTGAAAGTGTTTCTCCTGACGCTGGCGATTATCGACGATCTCATCGCCGTGCTGGTGATCGCCCTCTTCTATTCATCGGCGATCAAATTCGGCTGGCTCCTGGGAGCGCTGGCCGGGTTCGGCGTCGTGGCGGCCATGAAACAGGCGGGCGTGCGGGCCGTGGCCGCCTATGGATTGGCAGGCGTGGGCGTCTGGCTGTGCACTCTCAAATCGGGAATCCACCCCACCGTCTCCGGGGCCGCGCTCGGGTTTCTCACGCCGGCCCGGCCGCTGCTGTCGGCGGAATCGCTGGCGGCGATGTTTGACCGCATCCGCAACCGGCTGAGGGGATCGCCGGAAGGCCCCGAATTGCACGACGCGCTGGAAGAGGCGGCCTTTGCCTCGCGCGAGGCCGTCTCGCCGCTGGAACGTCTCGAAACGGCGGTTCACCCGTGGTCGGCCTTCTTGATCATGCCGGTGTTTGCGCTGGCGAATGCCGGCGTCCCCTTCGCCATCGAATCGCTCACCAGCCCGATTGCCTCGGCCATTGCGGTCGGACTGGTGCTCGGTAAACCGGCCGGGGTGCTGGCCGCCCTGGGACTGGTTACGCTTCTCAGAGTGGCCGAACCGCCGAGCGGCGTCGGTTGGGGAGCGCTGATCGGGGCGGGCTGTCTCGCCGGGATCGGCTTCACGATGTCGCTCTTTGTGGCTTCGCTCAGCCTGGAGGGGCAACTGCTGATCGACGCGAAGTCGGGGATTCTGATCGCGTCGACGCTCAGCGCGGTCTTCGGGTTCACCGCCCTCCGTCTGACCCTGCGTCGGCCGGCGCAGAGTTCCCGCGCCCTGGGGCAGCGGGCGCACGAGGCCGACTCGCCTTCGTAA
- a CDS encoding N-6 DNA methylase — MALDLVLRMLFLRLAETAGHRTERPDRFTEVLYGSAEVRGPLSVVRRLLPLPTQVACPGAPPVSDEALRPLLGETGFLDRYAFSAQEDPGHDSVILGPAVLAELIETLAPGRRDRGAFFTPPEVVDFVVRAALMEWLGDHPELIIDSDGSRIPPARRAEIIGRLADLTVLDPACGGGAFLLGTQRILRSLGSALDAPELPTARRLYGADIDPQAVGVARLRLWLSSPRPTPGPDVDLLISQAVVADTLSADPPYRDRRCWHLVLTNPPYGVKVPPATRDRIIDPRREGAQSRDAYGLFLANAPRLLTEGGVAGLVVADTWRTIASHLPLRRRLLAQVQIRRIVDLPAGTFKATVGAEIVILRNAPPDPRTPLQAVDLRAGAETGLAERLRDLLRAPHPSGAPAATGRYVYPQSRCRAHRRHPVFIASPALFRFLMDPSMMRIGEIADVRHGLTTGDTRRFIYRRPGAPGRYPIADPERIVEGEDLAEWLTEDERQNGFNPDRLDGRYLVPCDKGGASRTADGWLPCYQVPTDYYIDWRAESVAAMKRLPGFRHDGREYYFRRGVTFSHTGQYAPTFRFGAGGVFDTAGSTLFPRGHDLRLLLALLNSSMVRYLFKNYLNHSVNAAENPLKEIPLPRPDAGAERDLILLVDRIAARQRTDRYYPFHRHEQREIDALVFGLYGLAEEEIEEVERWCVRRYPALQGPRRRARSRQ; from the coding sequence GCATGCTGTTTCTCCGCTTGGCCGAAACCGCCGGCCACCGGACTGAACGGCCGGACCGCTTCACGGAGGTCCTCTACGGATCCGCCGAGGTCCGGGGTCCGCTGTCCGTGGTGCGACGGCTTCTTCCTCTTCCAACTCAGGTAGCCTGTCCGGGCGCGCCACCGGTATCGGATGAGGCTCTGCGGCCGCTGCTGGGGGAAACCGGCTTTCTGGACCGCTATGCGTTCTCGGCCCAGGAGGACCCCGGCCACGACTCGGTGATACTCGGCCCGGCGGTGTTGGCCGAGCTGATCGAGACCCTTGCCCCCGGCCGGCGCGATCGGGGAGCGTTTTTCACGCCGCCCGAGGTTGTCGACTTCGTCGTCCGAGCGGCGCTCATGGAGTGGCTTGGGGACCATCCCGAGCTGATCATCGACAGCGACGGATCCCGCATCCCTCCCGCGCGGCGAGCGGAGATCATCGGGCGCCTCGCCGATTTGACCGTGCTTGATCCGGCCTGTGGGGGCGGAGCCTTTCTCCTTGGGACGCAGCGTATCCTTCGCAGCCTGGGTTCCGCTCTGGATGCCCCCGAGCTGCCCACTGCGCGCAGGCTGTACGGCGCCGACATTGACCCCCAGGCAGTCGGGGTCGCGCGACTCCGTCTCTGGCTCTCCTCTCCCCGGCCCACGCCCGGCCCGGACGTTGACCTTCTGATCTCGCAGGCAGTGGTGGCCGACACGCTCTCCGCTGATCCTCCTTACCGAGATCGTCGCTGCTGGCACTTGGTGCTGACCAACCCGCCGTACGGGGTGAAAGTACCTCCGGCGACCCGCGACCGGATCATCGATCCGCGACGAGAGGGGGCGCAGTCCCGCGATGCGTACGGGTTGTTCCTCGCGAACGCTCCGCGCTTGCTGACCGAGGGCGGGGTGGCGGGCTTGGTGGTCGCCGACACCTGGCGAACGATCGCCAGCCATCTGCCGCTCCGGCGGCGGTTACTGGCCCAGGTTCAGATTCGCCGCATAGTCGACCTCCCGGCCGGCACCTTCAAAGCGACCGTGGGAGCCGAGATCGTGATTTTGCGGAACGCGCCGCCGGATCCCCGCACGCCGCTGCAGGCAGTCGACCTTCGCGCCGGGGCCGAGACCGGACTGGCGGAGAGGTTGCGGGATCTCTTGCGAGCGCCCCATCCTTCCGGCGCCCCCGCAGCGACCGGCCGGTATGTCTACCCGCAGTCCCGGTGCCGTGCGCACCGTCGCCATCCGGTGTTTATCGCGTCTCCCGCTCTCTTTCGATTCCTGATGGATCCGTCGATGATGCGGATCGGGGAGATCGCCGACGTACGCCACGGCCTCACCACCGGCGACACGCGCCGCTTCATTTACCGGCGGCCGGGCGCCCCCGGCCGGTACCCGATCGCCGACCCGGAGCGGATTGTCGAAGGCGAGGACTTGGCGGAATGGCTGACCGAGGACGAACGGCAGAACGGATTCAATCCCGACCGGCTGGACGGGCGCTACCTGGTCCCCTGCGACAAGGGGGGGGCGAGCCGGACCGCCGATGGTTGGCTTCCCTGCTACCAGGTGCCCACGGATTACTACATTGACTGGCGGGCCGAGAGTGTCGCCGCGATGAAACGGTTGCCGGGATTTCGGCATGACGGACGGGAGTACTATTTTCGGCGCGGCGTCACTTTCTCCCACACCGGCCAGTATGCGCCCACCTTTCGGTTCGGCGCGGGCGGCGTCTTCGACACAGCCGGGTCCACTCTCTTCCCCCGCGGGCACGACCTCCGCCTCCTGTTGGCCCTCCTGAATTCCAGTATGGTGCGTTACCTGTTCAAGAACTATCTCAACCACTCGGTCAACGCGGCCGAGAACCCGCTCAAAGAGATTCCCCTCCCGCGCCCCGATGCGGGCGCCGAGCGGGATTTGATCCTGCTGGTCGACCGGATCGCCGCCCGGCAACGGACCGACCGCTACTACCCTTTCCACCGACACGAGCAGCGGGAGATCGACGCCCTCGTTTTCGGGCTATACGGTTTGGCGGAGGAGGAGATCGAAGAGGTCGAGCGCTGGTGTGTGCGCCGGTATCCGGCCCTGCAGGGACCCCGCCGCCGTGCGCGGTCCAGGCAGTAA